Genomic window (Streptomyces sp. TG1A-60):
CGCGGGCGGTCAGGTGTACGTCGACGGCGCCAACCTCAACGCGCTGGTGGGCCTCGCCAAGCCGGGCCGCTTCGGCGGTGACGTCTCGCACCTGAATCTGCACAAGACGTTCTGCATCCCGCATGGTGGCGGAGGGCCGGGCGTCGGTCCGGTGGCGGTGCGTGAGCACCTGGCGCCGTATCTGCCGAACCACCCGATGCAGCCGGCGGCCGGGCCCGAGACGGGCGTGGGTCCGATCTCGGCGGCGCCGTGGGGTTCCGCGGGCATCCTGCCGATCTCGTGGGCGTACGTCCGGCTCATGGGCGGTGAGGGGCTCAAGCGGGCCACTCAGGTGGCCGTGCTCAGTGCCAACTACATCGCCAAGCGGTTGGAATCGCACTACCCGGTGCTCTACACCGGCCCGGCCGGGCTCGTCGCGCACGAGTGCATCATCGACCTGCGACCGCTGACCAAGTCGACCGGGGTGAGCGTCGACGACATCGCCAAGCGGCTGATCGACTACGGCTTCCACGCGCCGACGATGTCGTTCCCGGTGGCCGGGACGCTGATGATCGAGCCGACCGAGTCGGAGGATCTCAGGGAGCTGGACCGGTTCTGCGACGCGATGATCGCGATTCGCGCCGAGATCGAGAAGGTCGGCTCGGGCGAGTGGCCCGTGGACGACAACCCACTGCGGAACGCGCCGCACACCGCGTCCGCGCTCGGCGGTGAGTGGGAGCACGCGTACACGCGCGAGGAGGCCGTCTTCCCGGCCGAGGGCTCGCCCGCCGACAAGTACTGGCCGCCGGTGCGCCGGATCGACCAGGCCTTCGGCGACCGGAACCTGGTCTGCTCCTGCCCGCCACCGGACGCCTACGAAGAGTAGTCGCGCGCGGACACGCGTCGGGGCCGGTGCGGAGAGTGGTTCTCCGGCCGGCCCCTCCTCTGTCCGGGCGGGCGCCCTGTGCGGGGATGTTTGCCCTGTGTGCACGTATGTGCGGCTCAGGCGGCCGTCATCACCGTGTCGGTGCCCAGCGGGCGGTGCGGTGCGATGATCCGGCCGTCGGGCAGGAGCTCACCGGTGTCCTCGAAGAGCAGAACGCCGTTGCAGAGCAGGCTCCATCCCTGCTCCGGGTGGTGCGCCATGAGTCGGGCGCCCTCCCGGTCGGCGGATTCGGCGGTCGGGCACAGTGGCTGGTGCTGGCACATGGTTGTGGGGATCTTCCGCTCTGGCGTGTGGTCTGAGATGGCTGTGTTGTCTGTCCCGCGGCTTGAAGCCTCGTTCATGGCCGCCCCCCGTTGTGATAAATCGGTCCGGTCCCAGTGTTGCCCCCCGGGCGTCAATCCGCAGGGAATTCGCAGCACCGCTTCTCACAGGTTGATGACGCGTCACCCGTGCGGGCGGTTCATCCCAACTGCACTGTCCCTTCGGGTGGTTCTGCGTGGTCGGATGGGGCTAGTCCGGTGGTGAGAGGGCGTGTGAATAGCTCGTACGAGCGTGTTGGTGCCCGAAAGAGCGGGAATTGCGGACAGTGAGAAAGCACGTGCCCGCTGCCGACATATCGGCAGCGGGCACAGGCGGTGCCGATGACGAGGCGGCCCCGGACTCAG
Coding sequences:
- a CDS encoding DUF5999 family protein, yielding MCQHQPLCPTAESADREGARLMAHHPEQGWSLLCNGVLLFEDTGELLPDGRIIAPHRPLGTDTVMTAA